In Paenibacillus protaetiae, the genomic stretch CCGGTATTCGCCAACCTCGCGTCCGGCCGGCACGCCGCGCTCGCCTGCAGTTAACGCCAGCGTGACGATGCGGTCTCCCTTCAGCGAATGGCTGGCCAGCACGCCGCCCGCCGTCAGCTCCATATCGCCGACATGGCCGCCGATGGCGAGGATCGTTAACTTCTGTTCATTCATAGGTAAGCTCCTTTCGCATAACCGCAAAATGTTTGACTGTCCGGAAGCCTGCCTTCTCGTAAATGCGCGCCGCCGGATTGCTTTCGCCCGTGTAGAGCGACATATACGGCGTTCCGATGCTGCGGAAAGCTTCGCACAGCTTGAAAAACAGCAGCGTCCCGAGGCCATGCCCCTCATGATCCGGGTGCACGCCGATCCCGGCAAAATACCCCCGTCCGCTTGGCTGGCGTATGACGGGACCTGCAAAACCAACCGCCTTCCCGTCTTTCGCAGCAAAAACGACCGGCGTACCGTCCGCCTCGCTTTGCATGATCTCCTTCATCCATAGCGGATTGCCCAGCGCCGCCAGCATCTCCTGCACGTTTTCCAGCTCCCCGTGGGCGAACACGCCCGTCCGGTACCCTTTCACAGCAGCAGCCCGCTCCTTCGCGCGAACGTCCTCCGGAACGGCAAAACCAGCCAAGTCCAGGTACATCGCCTGTTCCTTGGCCCGTTCAATGTAGCCGCGCCCGAGCAAAGCTTGATGCAGCAAGCTGCCAGCCGGGACGCCCGGCGCATTGTTATGCTCATGGCGCGGAGTGCCGGGGATGAGCCATGCGAGCTGCATCGGATTAAAAAAAAGCACCTCCGCCTGCGTTTTGCCCAGCTCGGCAAACCGGCGCTCCAGCGCCTCGAGCAGCACTTCGTAGTTAGCGGCGGCCTGATGTTCTTCGCTTAGCACTACGCAGGTGATATACCCGGCTTTATCTCCAAGGGGCAGATCGCTGCCCGTACAGCCGCATGCAAAACCGGCGGCTGTCCCTTCCTCCAGCAGCACAAACGCCGTGCCGGGATCAAAATACGGATGCGCCGTAAATGCCATCCGAAAGCCTTCCGCGTCCAGCTCCTTGTAGCCGTCACGGACCGCTTCGGCATTCCATAACGCTATAACCTCTTCCGCGTATCGGTCATCCCATGCTGCAAGCATCTCTCTCCCGCCTCCCCGTAGTATCCGCTCCCGCATGCTTCGCATTTTCAGCGTGCGCGAGGCAGCTTGCGCATTGCTCCGCTGCACGTGCATTGCACCGCTGCACGTGCATTGCACCGCTGCATGCGCGAGCTGCCGCCGTTTACGGCCGGCAGGGGTATGCTATTTTCCCCATGACGGCAGGACGCTTTGCGCCCGTAACCGACGGCAAATTGTTCGGCTGCCCCGCCAGCGCGTAATCGGCCAGCAGCGCAAAGGCAACCGCCTCTTTGGCGTCGCTGCTGCGGCCCAGCTCCTCCTGCGTTTGCACCGGCACGCCAAACGTCGCCATCTCCCGCTTCAAAAGATCAAGCAAAGCGGGATTATAGCTGCCCCCGCCGCCAACGATCAGCGCATCTGCGGCATAGCGGTTTATAACGTAACGCCGGTACGCATCGCCAATCGACCAGGCAGTCAGCATCGTCACCGTCGCGATCAGATCTTCGGCGGACAAGCCGTTGTCCTGCCCGTAAGCGGCAACCTTCTCTACATATGCCGCTCCAAAACGTTCCCGGCCGGTCGACTTCGGCAGCGGCTGCCGGTAATACGGCTCCCGCTTCAGCTCCTCCAACAAAGCCGCGTTAACGCTGCCCTTGCGCGCCAGCGCGCCGCCTTTATCCATCGTCATACCGGGAATCAGCTTCGACACAAGCCCGTC encodes the following:
- a CDS encoding GNAT family N-acetyltransferase, which produces MLAAWDDRYAEEVIALWNAEAVRDGYKELDAEGFRMAFTAHPYFDPGTAFVLLEEGTAAGFACGCTGSDLPLGDKAGYITCVVLSEEHQAAANYEVLLEALERRFAELGKTQAEVLFFNPMQLAWLIPGTPRHEHNNAPGVPAGSLLHQALLGRGYIERAKEQAMYLDLAGFAVPEDVRAKERAAAVKGYRTGVFAHGELENVQEMLAALGNPLWMKEIMQSEADGTPVVFAAKDGKAVGFAGPVIRQPSGRGYFAGIGVHPDHEGHGLGTLLFFKLCEAFRSIGTPYMSLYTGESNPAARIYEKAGFRTVKHFAVMRKELTYE